Proteins encoded within one genomic window of Bacillus thuringiensis:
- the kdpF gene encoding K(+)-transporting ATPase subunit F, which produces MTIALSVIVAVITVYLVYALLNPEKF; this is translated from the coding sequence ATGACGATTGCCTTATCGGTTATTGTTGCAGTAATTACGGTGTACTTAGTGTATGCATTATTAAATCCGGAAAAGTTTTAA
- a CDS encoding ABC transporter permease: protein MYLAFKNIKSNKLFFVILLMSFFISFFSISVAALLTESKRNFISAFQIGFPEKNQTLTVPIANTTELEAIIPVIQDIFVKSDIYVEHLKALNSSGAIKIVAVNLKDDYYWTPYISEGKYFHRENVNDMVVGDQTNVKELYEFDDTYQKIGTISRKDSDVGVSDIYIPLQNLPTLSKKSIIASKQLQLTVVNPTSSIYNEIKTFMNKSKEVLSGDIQILNERDLQELQVAHIDPANKYYYKFILVAVVSGLSAVLFWIYKKEREISLKKAVGASNRSIYCELYVQILFISLVAMLLVFLALEMFSGTIHTYFQTYLLKPLTPYVLVYNIVFIIFLTMFVTVIPIKHIINIYPGKHLRT, encoded by the coding sequence ATGTACCTAGCTTTTAAAAATATAAAAAGCAATAAACTGTTTTTCGTAATTCTTCTTATGTCATTTTTTATTTCTTTTTTTTCTATATCAGTAGCCGCGCTTTTAACAGAATCTAAACGAAATTTCATATCTGCTTTTCAAATCGGCTTTCCAGAAAAGAATCAAACGTTAACTGTTCCGATAGCGAATACAACTGAATTGGAAGCGATAATTCCTGTCATACAAGATATTTTTGTGAAAAGTGATATTTACGTAGAGCATTTAAAAGCATTAAATAGTTCAGGTGCAATAAAAATCGTAGCTGTGAACTTAAAAGATGATTATTATTGGACGCCATATATTTCCGAAGGGAAATATTTTCATCGTGAAAATGTAAATGATATGGTTGTTGGTGATCAAACGAATGTAAAGGAGTTATATGAATTTGATGATACATATCAAAAAATAGGGACTATATCGAGAAAAGACAGTGACGTCGGTGTATCAGACATATACATTCCACTTCAAAACTTACCTACTCTATCTAAAAAAAGTATTATTGCGAGTAAACAATTACAATTAACAGTTGTTAACCCTACATCATCTATTTATAACGAGATAAAAACATTTATGAATAAGAGCAAAGAAGTGCTCTCGGGAGATATTCAAATACTGAATGAACGAGATCTTCAGGAACTACAGGTAGCACATATAGATCCAGCAAATAAGTATTATTATAAATTCATTCTTGTTGCAGTAGTTTCTGGGCTTTCCGCGGTGTTGTTTTGGATTTATAAAAAAGAAAGAGAGATTTCATTAAAAAAAGCAGTAGGTGCTTCTAATAGATCTATTTACTGTGAACTATATGTTCAAATTTTGTTTATTTCTCTAGTGGCGATGTTGCTGGTTTTTCTGGCGTTAGAAATGTTTTCTGGAACAATTCATACGTATTTTCAGACATACTTATTAAAACCGTTAACACCATATGTATTGGTATATAATATTGTTTTTATAATTTTTCTTACAATGTTTGTTACTGTAATTCCAATCAAGCACATTATAAATATATATCCTGGAAAACATTTAAGAACGTAG
- the kdpA gene encoding potassium-transporting ATPase subunit KdpA gives MIWVAVVITMLLFILVAKPTGIYLEKAFQGSKKLDQVFGPFEKLIFKITGVKQYNQTWKQYALSLVLLNGFMIVVVYFVFRLQGVLPLNPAHIEGMEPTLAFNTAISFMADTNLQHYSGENGLSYLSQLIGITFLMFAAPATTLALVMAFIRGLAGKELGNFFVDFTRALTRVFLPIAFIAALVFVALGVPQTLDGAVTAQTIDGAKQSILRGPVASFVSIKELGNNGGGFFGANSTHPFENPGQMSNILQMMLMMLLPTALPFTYGRMVGNKKQGRILFVSLFMVFLLGFITITTSELNGNPALNGMGIEHVQGSTEGKEVRFGTVFSSLYATVTTAAETGAVNTMHDTLTPIGGLVPLVNMMLNTVYGGVGAGFVNIIMYAIIAVFISGLMVGRTPEFLGKKIEGKEMKLIAVTILFHPLLILGFSALALSTSLGTDAISHSGFHGLTQVVYEYTSSAANNGSGFEGLADNTPFWNITTGLVMFLGRYFSLITMLAVAASLKEKTVVPETVGTFRTDNSLFGGIFIGTIVIVGALTFFPMLVLGPIAEFLTLK, from the coding sequence ATGATCTGGGTCGCAGTTGTTATTACAATGCTATTGTTTATTCTTGTGGCAAAGCCAACGGGAATTTATTTAGAGAAAGCCTTTCAAGGTAGCAAAAAGCTAGATCAAGTATTCGGGCCTTTTGAAAAACTTATTTTTAAAATTACGGGTGTAAAACAATACAATCAAACGTGGAAACAGTACGCATTATCATTAGTTTTATTAAATGGCTTTATGATTGTTGTCGTATATTTCGTTTTCAGACTACAAGGAGTATTGCCATTAAATCCAGCACACATTGAAGGAATGGAGCCTACGCTCGCTTTTAATACAGCAATTAGTTTTATGGCTGATACGAACTTACAGCATTATAGCGGTGAAAATGGTTTATCTTATTTATCACAATTAATCGGAATTACATTCTTAATGTTTGCAGCACCGGCAACGACTTTAGCGCTCGTTATGGCATTTATAAGAGGGCTGGCTGGAAAAGAACTCGGTAACTTTTTCGTTGATTTTACGAGAGCGTTAACGAGAGTGTTTCTTCCTATCGCATTTATTGCGGCACTAGTTTTTGTCGCACTTGGCGTACCGCAAACGTTAGATGGAGCGGTTACAGCACAAACGATTGATGGGGCAAAACAAAGTATATTACGTGGACCTGTTGCATCATTCGTTTCCATTAAGGAACTTGGAAATAACGGCGGTGGATTTTTCGGAGCAAACTCTACGCATCCTTTCGAAAATCCAGGACAAATGAGTAATATTTTGCAAATGATGCTTATGATGTTATTACCAACAGCACTTCCATTTACGTACGGACGAATGGTAGGAAATAAAAAACAAGGTCGCATCCTTTTCGTTTCACTATTCATGGTGTTTTTACTAGGATTTATAACAATTACGACATCTGAACTAAACGGGAATCCGGCATTAAATGGAATGGGTATTGAACATGTACAAGGAAGTACAGAAGGAAAAGAAGTAAGGTTCGGAACAGTATTTTCTTCCCTATACGCAACAGTAACGACAGCTGCTGAAACCGGAGCGGTGAATACGATGCATGATACGTTAACACCAATTGGCGGTTTAGTACCACTCGTAAATATGATGTTAAACACAGTATACGGCGGCGTTGGAGCAGGCTTTGTGAACATTATTATGTATGCGATTATCGCAGTCTTTATATCTGGATTGATGGTTGGACGGACACCAGAGTTTTTAGGTAAGAAAATTGAAGGTAAGGAAATGAAATTAATTGCGGTAACGATACTATTTCATCCACTGCTTATTTTAGGATTTTCAGCATTAGCACTTTCCACAAGTTTAGGAACGGATGCTATTTCTCATTCCGGTTTCCACGGTTTGACGCAAGTGGTATATGAATATACATCGTCAGCTGCGAATAACGGATCTGGATTTGAAGGATTAGCGGATAATACACCGTTTTGGAATATTACAACTGGTTTAGTTATGTTTTTAGGTCGCTATTTCAGTTTAATTACGATGCTAGCTGTGGCAGCTTCATTGAAAGAAAAGACGGTTGTACCAGAAACAGTCGGAACGTTCCGTACGGATAATAGTTTATTTGGCGGCATTTTCATCGGAACAATTGTAATTGTCGGTGCATTAACATTCTTCCCGATGTTAGTACTCGGTCCAATTGCAGAATTTCTTACATTGAAGTAA
- a CDS encoding ABC transporter permease — MFFVFDSIRSVKKRLLPSLIIVISLIIAFSSAIEFISNLSGYRKMMTVANNLSTHKNFYELYATQDITLFSEEKAKNDYQQFMQGLSNKIPITNTTNYLFRNYSLNLKKENGTIKTLIIDKDINKYFHIRISQGRYFEESEFHKSVFDIRPVILGANYIEKVSIGDVIRSGKMKLKVIGFLEKNSPFTYPRSGEISDNRITLLDDMAILPIGTEEIEFYSVELLYNGLIIETNEKININEFQKKVLKVTEGKGYSYYVTNPNKLLENEKQGIDNMSYPLLLSGTVLFFSFLSIVLTSMAALYMERKNISIKSALGASTFQICLPFIIEYMLLFILSICIGITYFQWENSGAIEIQKELENSTVSFFGTLQVSKESLIVISMLSIVMIFIIYTIIYFNVLKIKNTYMKEVL, encoded by the coding sequence ATGTTTTTTGTATTTGATTCTATACGGTCTGTGAAAAAACGGTTGTTACCAAGTTTGATTATAGTAATTTCTTTAATTATTGCATTTTCTTCAGCTATAGAATTTATTAGTAATCTGTCGGGGTATCGAAAAATGATGACAGTAGCAAATAATTTATCGACTCATAAAAATTTCTATGAACTTTATGCGACGCAAGATATAACATTGTTTAGCGAAGAAAAAGCGAAAAATGATTATCAACAATTCATGCAAGGGTTATCTAATAAGATACCAATAACAAATACAACAAATTATTTGTTCCGTAACTATTCACTTAACTTAAAAAAAGAAAATGGAACGATAAAGACTCTTATTATTGATAAAGATATTAATAAATACTTTCATATACGAATTTCACAAGGAAGATATTTTGAGGAATCGGAATTTCATAAATCAGTATTTGATATTAGACCTGTTATATTAGGGGCTAATTATATAGAAAAGGTATCTATTGGTGATGTTATACGATCTGGAAAAATGAAGCTAAAAGTAATTGGCTTTTTAGAAAAAAATTCACCATTTACATATCCTCGAAGCGGTGAAATATCGGATAATCGTATTACATTATTAGATGACATGGCAATTTTACCAATTGGAACAGAAGAAATAGAGTTCTATAGTGTAGAACTTTTATACAATGGGTTAATTATAGAAACAAATGAGAAGATAAATATAAATGAATTTCAAAAGAAAGTATTAAAGGTAACAGAAGGTAAGGGGTATTCGTATTATGTTACAAATCCGAATAAATTGTTAGAAAACGAAAAGCAAGGTATTGATAATATGTCATACCCATTATTATTAAGCGGTACAGTCTTATTTTTTTCATTTCTATCTATTGTATTAACATCAATGGCAGCACTTTATATGGAGCGTAAAAATATTTCTATTAAATCAGCGTTAGGTGCAAGTACTTTTCAAATATGTCTTCCATTTATTATTGAGTATATGTTGTTATTCATTTTATCGATATGTATAGGAATTACGTATTTTCAATGGGAGAATAGCGGAGCGATTGAAATTCAAAAAGAGCTAGAAAATAGTACCGTATCTTTTTTTGGAACGTTACAAGTCTCTAAAGAATCATTGATTGTTATAAGTATGTTATCAATTGTAATGATCTTCATTATATATACAATCATTTATTTCAATGTATTAAAAATAAAAAATACATATATGAAAGAGGTGTTATAG
- the kdpB gene encoding potassium-transporting ATPase subunit KdpB: MRPVVVKEKRVNESQIHVVEDEVRQAKTMDRDIVTHAMKQSFAKLNPKVMIKNPIMFVVEIGFIITFILSFLPSHSSSVPGWFNITVSLILLFTVLFANFAEALAEGRGKAQADSLKQSKKDVFANVVKENGDIVQVSATDLRKGDVVIIKQGEMIPSDGEVIKGLASVDESAITGESAPVIKEAGGDFCSVTGGTMVVSDEITIVITSNPGESFIDKMISLVEGAARQKTPNEIALNTVLTSLTLIFLIVVVTLPIFTNYLGFQIDTAVLVALLVCLIPTTIGGLLSAIGIAGMDRVTKFNVLAMSGKAVEAAGDINTIILDKTGTITFGNRMAHTLLPVGNETIEQVGKWAAISSVLDETPEGRSVIEYVQAKSISYNRELAEQGEFVPFKAETRMSGVDLQDGTKVRKGAVGSVIEWVQSQGGTIPKDVNQKADFISKEGGTPLVVAVDNRIYGLIYLKDTVKPGMRERFEQLRQMGIKTVMCTGDNPLTAATIAKEAGVDEFVAECKPEDKIAVIKAEQDKGKLVAMTGDGTNDAPALAQADVGLAMNSGTTAAKEAANMIDLDSNPTKIIEVVGIGKQLLMTRGALTTFSIANDIAKYFAIIPAMFTLAIPQMEALNIMKLTSPLSAILSALIFNAVIIPLLIPLAMKGIAYKPMSSNALLGRNLLIYGLGGVIVPFIGIKVIDMIVGLFI, encoded by the coding sequence ATGAGACCGGTAGTAGTAAAAGAAAAAAGAGTAAATGAGTCACAAATACATGTTGTAGAAGATGAAGTTAGACAAGCGAAAACGATGGATCGTGATATCGTGACACATGCGATGAAACAGTCCTTTGCGAAATTGAATCCAAAAGTCATGATAAAGAATCCGATTATGTTTGTTGTAGAAATTGGATTTATCATTACGTTCATTTTATCGTTTCTTCCAAGTCATTCTAGTAGTGTACCAGGATGGTTTAATATAACAGTTTCTCTCATTTTATTATTTACAGTTTTATTTGCTAACTTTGCAGAAGCATTAGCGGAAGGTCGTGGGAAAGCGCAAGCTGATTCTTTAAAACAGTCGAAGAAAGATGTGTTTGCAAATGTTGTAAAAGAAAATGGAGACATTGTTCAAGTTTCGGCAACAGATCTGAGAAAAGGTGACGTTGTTATTATAAAACAAGGAGAAATGATTCCAAGTGATGGGGAAGTAATAAAAGGATTAGCGTCTGTCGATGAATCTGCGATTACAGGGGAGTCAGCTCCTGTAATAAAAGAAGCAGGCGGTGATTTTTGTTCCGTGACAGGCGGTACGATGGTTGTAAGTGATGAGATCACGATTGTCATTACGAGTAATCCTGGTGAATCATTTATTGATAAAATGATTTCGTTAGTAGAAGGAGCTGCTCGTCAAAAAACGCCGAATGAAATTGCTTTAAATACAGTATTAACGAGTTTAACGCTTATTTTCTTAATCGTTGTTGTGACGCTGCCGATTTTTACAAATTATTTAGGATTTCAAATTGATACAGCTGTACTTGTCGCTTTGTTAGTTTGTTTAATTCCAACGACAATTGGTGGATTATTATCAGCGATTGGTATTGCCGGGATGGACCGCGTGACAAAGTTTAATGTGTTAGCAATGTCGGGGAAAGCAGTAGAAGCTGCGGGTGATATTAATACAATTATTTTAGATAAAACGGGTACGATTACTTTTGGGAACCGAATGGCTCATACATTATTACCTGTAGGAAATGAAACGATTGAGCAAGTTGGAAAGTGGGCTGCTATTAGCTCAGTCTTAGATGAAACACCAGAAGGTCGATCTGTTATCGAGTATGTGCAAGCGAAATCTATATCATATAATAGAGAGCTTGCAGAACAAGGTGAATTTGTTCCATTTAAGGCAGAAACGAGAATGAGTGGTGTTGATTTACAGGACGGAACGAAAGTGAGAAAAGGTGCTGTCGGTAGCGTGATTGAATGGGTTCAGTCACAAGGTGGAACAATTCCGAAAGATGTAAATCAAAAAGCAGATTTCATTTCAAAAGAGGGCGGAACACCACTTGTAGTTGCAGTGGATAATCGTATTTACGGTTTAATCTATTTAAAAGATACAGTAAAACCTGGTATGCGTGAACGTTTTGAACAGTTGCGTCAAATGGGGATTAAAACGGTTATGTGTACAGGGGATAACCCATTAACAGCAGCAACCATTGCAAAAGAAGCAGGAGTAGATGAGTTTGTTGCTGAGTGCAAACCAGAAGATAAAATTGCTGTTATTAAAGCAGAGCAAGATAAAGGAAAACTCGTAGCGATGACAGGTGATGGTACAAATGATGCGCCGGCATTAGCACAGGCTGACGTTGGATTAGCGATGAATAGTGGTACAACAGCTGCGAAAGAAGCAGCCAATATGATTGATTTAGATTCGAATCCAACGAAGATTATTGAGGTAGTAGGAATTGGTAAGCAATTGTTAATGACACGCGGTGCGTTAACGACGTTTAGTATTGCAAATGATATCGCAAAATATTTTGCAATCATTCCAGCGATGTTTACACTTGCGATTCCGCAAATGGAAGCATTGAACATTATGAAACTAACATCACCACTGTCAGCGATTTTATCAGCATTAATCTTTAATGCAGTTATTATTCCATTACTCATTCCATTGGCGATGAAAGGTATCGCATATAAACCGATGAGTTCGAATGCACTACTTGGCCGAAACTTACTTATTTATGGGCTTGGCGGAGTGATTGTACCGTTCATTGGAATTAAAGTAATTGATATGATTGTCGGCTTGTTTATATAA
- a CDS encoding MarR family transcriptional regulator, with translation MDYATKQMEILSDIRTLLHKREEHLKGQNEKFLRETGVSGMSLSELHVIECIGKNGLMNVTAITIEMGMTKGAISKVCTKLFQKKFVEKMQMLDNQKEIFFRLTESGNEIYKAHDKLHKQAEEKWLLLLDRYTKEEQDFIQRFIKDVSDHLEI, from the coding sequence TTGGATTATGCAACGAAACAAATGGAAATACTTTCGGACATTCGTACACTTTTGCATAAAAGAGAAGAACATTTGAAAGGACAAAATGAGAAGTTTCTTCGTGAGACAGGTGTAAGTGGTATGTCTTTATCTGAGTTACATGTAATCGAGTGTATCGGGAAAAATGGTCTGATGAATGTAACGGCAATTACGATAGAAATGGGAATGACGAAGGGCGCAATCTCTAAAGTTTGTACAAAGTTGTTCCAAAAGAAATTCGTTGAGAAGATGCAAATGTTAGACAATCAAAAAGAAATTTTCTTTCGCTTAACGGAAAGCGGAAATGAAATATATAAAGCTCATGATAAATTGCATAAACAAGCTGAAGAAAAGTGGCTGTTACTCTTAGATAGATATACGAAAGAAGAACAAGATTTTATTCAAAGGTTTATAAAGGATGTCTCCGATCATTTGGAAATATAA
- the kdpC gene encoding K(+)-transporting ATPase subunit C: MAKKQSILSPIIRITFTFLVLCGLVYPLIVTGIAQAVMKDNADGSLIYNDKNEVIGSKLIGQNFTDPRYFQGRVSSIEYKAEASGSNNYAPSNPDLAKRVEKSIEEWKKQNPSVPVTEVPIDLVTNSGSGLDPDISPQAASVQVDRISKLTNIPKKMLGQLIKDQTEGAALGLFGEDRVNVLKLNLELQKLMK; encoded by the coding sequence ATGGCGAAGAAACAAAGTATACTATCACCAATCATCCGTATTACTTTTACATTTTTAGTGTTGTGCGGACTTGTATATCCGCTTATTGTAACTGGTATTGCACAAGCAGTAATGAAGGATAACGCGGATGGAAGTCTAATATATAATGATAAAAACGAAGTGATTGGTTCTAAATTAATCGGTCAAAACTTCACAGATCCACGTTATTTTCAGGGGCGTGTTTCTAGTATTGAATATAAAGCAGAAGCATCAGGGTCTAATAACTATGCACCGTCTAATCCAGATTTAGCAAAACGAGTAGAGAAAAGTATTGAAGAGTGGAAGAAACAAAATCCGAGTGTTCCAGTTACAGAAGTGCCAATCGATTTAGTGACAAATTCAGGTTCAGGGCTAGATCCTGATATTAGTCCGCAGGCAGCTTCTGTGCAGGTGGATCGTATCTCTAAATTAACGAATATTCCGAAAAAAATGCTAGGTCAGTTGATTAAGGATCAAACGGAAGGTGCGGCACTTGGTTTATTTGGAGAAGATCGCGTGAACGTCTTAAAGTTAAATTTAGAATTACAGAAACTAATGAAATAG
- a CDS encoding MFS transporter, whose translation MKKSKLHFILYVVCMSALLGSFAQNIYTPILPMIQGSFHTSLYLVNVTVSLFTFILAIMQLAYGPLIDTKGRKSVLIPSLVISTIGSIGCAFSANIYLFLFFRAVQAIGIAAIPVVAATIIGDLFEGKERGEAMSLYQMLLALAPAIGPLIGGYLGSIHGHLSVFLFLSILGILLLMINISLLPETKPTVMKQPQAKKNYWFILKNKTGFSITLIGFIQFCIYFCFLVFLPSILINSFHLTVNEIGLMFVPMSLSIMLGSFCYKFLQKRLTTKQTLFITSFFNIICVTLFSFTYSINIPFIIIVTSLYGFSMGLSMPTHTTLLTEEFVQERATAIGMYNFIRYLGMGTGPLVGGFLLFNQNYFWIFFLGAIMFLIIILYATKMLRFPVTQKVK comes from the coding sequence ATGAAAAAATCCAAACTACATTTCATTTTATATGTTGTCTGTATGAGTGCCTTACTTGGTTCCTTCGCTCAAAATATTTACACACCTATCTTGCCCATGATTCAAGGTTCTTTTCATACTTCTCTTTATCTTGTAAATGTAACAGTTTCACTTTTCACATTCATTCTTGCAATTATGCAGCTCGCATATGGACCTTTAATTGATACAAAAGGGAGAAAATCTGTCCTTATCCCTAGTTTAGTCATTAGTACAATTGGTTCAATCGGATGTGCTTTTTCGGCAAACATTTATTTATTTCTCTTTTTTAGAGCTGTTCAAGCTATAGGAATAGCGGCTATCCCTGTAGTTGCAGCAACGATTATAGGCGATTTATTTGAAGGAAAAGAACGCGGAGAAGCGATGAGCCTATACCAAATGTTACTTGCCCTCGCACCTGCGATTGGTCCTCTCATTGGTGGTTATCTCGGCAGTATACATGGCCACTTATCCGTATTTCTATTTTTATCTATACTTGGCATTCTCTTATTAATGATAAACATTTCACTACTTCCAGAAACAAAACCTACTGTAATGAAGCAACCGCAAGCAAAAAAGAATTACTGGTTTATCTTAAAAAATAAAACTGGATTTTCTATTACTCTTATTGGCTTCATTCAATTTTGTATTTACTTTTGCTTTCTCGTTTTTTTACCGAGTATTTTAATAAATTCATTTCATTTAACTGTAAATGAAATTGGTCTTATGTTTGTACCAATGTCTCTTTCTATCATGCTAGGAAGTTTTTGCTACAAGTTTTTGCAAAAACGCCTCACAACAAAGCAAACTTTATTCATTACTAGTTTCTTCAATATTATATGTGTCACTTTATTCTCTTTCACATATAGCATCAATATCCCATTCATCATTATCGTTACATCTTTGTACGGTTTTAGTATGGGACTGTCTATGCCAACTCACACTACTTTATTAACGGAAGAATTCGTACAAGAACGCGCAACTGCTATCGGTATGTACAACTTCATCCGCTATCTCGGTATGGGCACAGGGCCACTTGTAGGTGGATTTCTTTTATTTAATCAAAATTACTTTTGGATTTTCTTCCTAGGTGCAATTATGTTTCTAATCATAATCTTATATGCGACGAAAATGCTACGCTTCCCCGTCACACAAAAAGTAAAATAG
- a CDS encoding SipW-dependent-type signal peptide-containing protein, which produces MLDVVMIGIFVVLVASMASLASWSDKVVKEGKQS; this is translated from the coding sequence ATGTTAGATGTTGTAATGATCGGAATTTTTGTTGTGTTAGTCGCATCGATGGCAAGTCTTGCAAGTTGGTCAGATAAAGTTGTGAAAGAAGGGAAGCAATCATGA
- a CDS encoding patatin-like phospholipase family protein has protein sequence MLENTGLVLEGGGMRGVYTGGILEYFMEQDLYFPYVIGVSAGACHAASYLSRQRNRNKTVNIDYASHPKYLSYKNLWRKRQLFDMDFIFHEIPEKHVPFDFETYFNSPERFLVGTTDCETGQSVYFEKEGTNDDALNLLQASSSLPFIAPVVNYRGKQLLDGGISDPIPVRKAQEDGFKKSVVILTRNHGYAKKKSRFGWVAAKAYKKYPNLVNTMLNRYEVYNETLHYIEKEEQAGNLFVIRPEVPLQVDRMEKDTAKLQNLYEQGYEDAKRQFADLQAFLQK, from the coding sequence ATGCTTGAAAATACAGGGTTAGTATTAGAAGGCGGCGGTATGCGTGGTGTATATACGGGCGGGATATTAGAATACTTTATGGAACAAGATTTATATTTTCCATATGTAATCGGTGTATCAGCTGGTGCTTGTCATGCAGCGTCGTATCTTTCCAGACAAAGAAATAGAAATAAAACAGTAAATATTGATTATGCATCACATCCGAAATATTTATCGTATAAAAACTTATGGAGAAAACGCCAGTTATTTGATATGGATTTCATTTTTCATGAAATTCCAGAAAAGCATGTGCCGTTTGATTTTGAAACATACTTTAATAGCCCCGAGCGTTTTCTTGTAGGAACGACGGATTGTGAAACAGGACAGTCTGTTTATTTTGAAAAAGAGGGAACGAATGACGATGCACTAAATTTATTACAAGCTTCTAGTTCATTACCTTTCATTGCACCGGTAGTAAATTACCGTGGTAAGCAATTATTAGATGGCGGGATTTCAGATCCGATTCCAGTTCGTAAAGCACAGGAAGATGGATTTAAAAAATCAGTCGTAATTTTAACAAGAAATCACGGTTACGCAAAGAAAAAATCAAGATTTGGGTGGGTTGCTGCGAAAGCTTATAAAAAATATCCGAATCTTGTTAACACGATGCTAAATCGTTATGAAGTGTATAATGAAACACTTCACTACATTGAAAAAGAAGAGCAAGCGGGTAATTTATTTGTTATTCGTCCAGAAGTACCGCTTCAAGTAGATCGTATGGAAAAAGATACAGCAAAACTACAAAATCTATATGAGCAAGGCTATGAAGATGCAAAGAGACAGTTTGCAGATTTGCAGGCGTTTTTGCAAAAATAA
- the kdpDN gene encoding KdpD-like non-kinase potassium sensor (KdpDN resembles contains the N-terminal sensor region of KdpD but lacks the C-terminal histidine kinase region.), whose amino-acid sequence MNVLYADDYKPTFQRRTPEEYLEYIRQQNRGKLKLYVGAAPGVGKSYKMLLDAREMKKDGMDIVIGLIETHGRKETEDAIANLEKVPLKEIEYKGKVFYELDVEGIIKRAPQVVVVDELAHSNIPGSKNKKRYMDVQELLDAGISVLSAFNIQHLESVHDIVAQITNVKVRERIPDFILQKANEIQLVDATPEVLRKRLIDGKIYKEEKIQQSLQNFFTLNNLGALRELSLREVADDMDEKISQTVIEPIGVKEKILVCVQYSSTAEKLIRRGWRMADRLNAELYVLNVERENIDSLSAGKKQTIEEWKSLTNQFDASFVLEEANGRKPADVIIEVAKKLQVTQILLGQSARTRWEEIRKGSIVNEIMRQTKHIDIHIVADQRA is encoded by the coding sequence GTGAATGTTTTGTATGCAGATGACTATAAACCAACTTTTCAAAGGCGAACACCAGAAGAGTATTTAGAATATATTCGTCAGCAAAATCGCGGGAAGTTAAAGCTGTACGTGGGGGCTGCTCCAGGAGTAGGGAAAAGTTATAAAATGCTACTTGATGCTAGAGAGATGAAAAAGGATGGTATGGATATTGTAATTGGTTTAATTGAAACGCACGGGAGAAAAGAGACGGAAGACGCAATTGCTAATTTAGAAAAAGTTCCTTTAAAAGAAATAGAGTATAAAGGTAAAGTATTTTATGAACTTGATGTGGAAGGAATTATAAAACGTGCACCGCAAGTCGTTGTTGTGGATGAACTTGCGCATAGCAATATTCCCGGATCTAAAAATAAGAAACGTTATATGGATGTACAGGAATTGCTAGATGCCGGTATATCTGTATTATCAGCGTTTAATATTCAACATTTAGAAAGCGTTCATGACATTGTTGCTCAAATTACGAATGTAAAAGTAAGAGAACGTATTCCGGATTTTATTTTACAAAAAGCAAATGAAATTCAGCTCGTTGATGCAACGCCGGAAGTATTAAGGAAGAGATTAATAGACGGAAAGATATATAAGGAAGAAAAAATTCAACAAAGCTTACAAAATTTCTTTACGCTCAATAATTTAGGGGCACTAAGAGAATTATCACTTCGTGAAGTTGCCGATGATATGGACGAGAAAATTAGCCAAACAGTAATAGAACCGATTGGCGTAAAAGAAAAAATTCTCGTTTGTGTACAGTACAGTTCAACGGCAGAGAAATTAATAAGACGGGGATGGCGCATGGCTGATCGATTAAACGCTGAATTGTATGTATTAAATGTTGAAAGGGAAAATATAGATTCTCTTTCAGCGGGGAAAAAGCAAACGATTGAAGAGTGGAAGTCGCTCACGAATCAATTTGATGCAAGTTTTGTATTAGAAGAAGCAAATGGAAGAAAGCCAGCGGATGTTATTATTGAAGTCGCGAAAAAACTACAAGTAACGCAAATTTTACTTGGACAATCAGCAAGAACAAGGTGGGAAGAAATAAGAAAAGGCTCGATTGTAAATGAGATTATGAGACAAACGAAGCATATTGATATTCATATTGTTGCGGATCAACGAGCTTAA